In Glycine max cultivar Williams 82 chromosome 7, Glycine_max_v4.0, whole genome shotgun sequence, a single window of DNA contains:
- the LOC106799315 gene encoding uncharacterized protein codes for MNGHVPGNLLVLHGKNWSKWSVQMRALFGFQDVYEVVQNGIEEPTASTPDAQRQVWKDLKKKDCKTLFFLHQCVDSAHFEKIAAATTSKEAWDILAKACSGDDRLKKVKLNALKRQYELLQMEDNERICDYFTRLLRIVNQMQECGERFKDQDLVEKVMRTLTPRFDGRVAAIKEARDLSEMKIEQLQASLEAHELKMNERSPARLQDQALYASKQKQGWKNKKWRGNAKRYSNKHEGNNPSFQGKNDQTDFALDHSMPYGRKGESGSSNKAGKGRFDKSKIRCYNCQGWGYFANECGSADVREKKKKYSKNEAHMAQAKQQNESESGSDVEAVVLMTTICNFSSNVDAETWYLDTGCSNHMTCNLNWLVNLDNSRRCTIKFADNSTVKSMGVGNVAFRRSDGSLAIIEEVMYVPNMRCNLMSLG; via the coding sequence ATGAATGGCCATGTACCTGGAAATTTACTAGTTCTTCATGGGAAAAACTGGTCCAAATGGAGTGTGCAGATGAGAGCCCTCTTTGGTTTTCAGGATGTCTATGAGGTGGTTCAAAATGGGATTGAAGAGCCTACAGCCAGCACACCAGATGCTCAAAGACAAGTTTGGAAGGATTTGAAGAAGAAAGACTGTAAGACACTTTTTTTCTTGCATCAATGTGTGGACTCTGcacattttgaaaaaattgcagCTGCCACAACGTCGAAGGAGGCATGGGATATCCTAGCAAAAGCATGTTCTGGTGATGATAGGTTGAAGAAAGTGAAGCTAAACGCTTTGAAGAGACAATATGAGCTGCTCCAGATGGAAGACAATGAGAGGATCTGTGATTACTTCACAAGATTGCTCAGAATTGTGAATCAAATGCAAGAATGTGGTGagagattcaaggatcaagattTGGTAGAAAAGGTGATGAGAACTCTAACCCCTCGATTTGATGGGAGAGTTGCTGCTATCAAAGAGGCAAGGGACCTGTCTGAGATGAAAATCGAGCAGCTGCAAGCCTCTCTAGAAGCACATGAGCTGAAGATGAATGAGAGGAGCCCAGCAAGATTGCAAGATCAGGCCTTGTATGCTTCAAAACAGAAGCAAGGTTGGAAGAACAAGAAGTGGAGAGGGAATGCTAAGAGATATAGCAACAAGCATGAAGGAAATAATCCTTCATTTCAAGGCAAGAATGATCAAACTGACTTTGCTCTGGATCACTCAATgccatatggaagaaaaggagAATCCGGTTCAAGTAATAAGGCTGGAAAAGGAAGGTTTGACAAGAGCAAGATCAGATGCTACAATTGTCAAGGCTGGGGTTACTTTGCAAATGAATGTGGAAGTGCAGAtgtaagagaaaagaagaagaaatacagCAAAAATGAGGCTCATATGGCACAAGCAAAGCAACAGAATGAAAGTGAAAGTGGTTCAGATGTGGAAGCAGTTGTGTTGATGACAAccatatgcaatttcagcagcAATGTGGATGCAGAAACATGGTATTTGGACACTGGATGTTCAAATCACATGACCTGCAATCTGAATTGGCTTGTGAATCTTGATAACAGCAGGAGGTGCACCATAAAATTTGCAGATAACAGTACTGTGAAGAGCATGGGAGTTGGAAATGTTGCTTTCAGAAGGAGTGATGGAAGTCTAGCAATAATAGAAGAAGTGATGTATGTGCCAAATATGAGGTGTAATCTAATGAGTTTGGGTTAG
- the LOC100798913 gene encoding CDPK-related kinase 5 yields MGVCTSKPQKPSPYALREAEAEADPSQIPKTPLSPAAADTPRRKDDAITGKRSPFYPFYSPSPARFLKKSPAPAGGSRSASSTPRRFFRRPFPPPSPAKHIRAVLARRQGKKASATAAIPEEGEEGAADLDKRFGFSKEFTSRLEVGEEVGRGHFGYTCSAKFKKGELKGQQVAVKVIPKAKMTTAIAIEDVRREVKILRALNGHSNLIQFYDAFEDQDNVYIVMELCEGGELLDMILSRGGKYSEDDAKAVMVQILNVVAFCHLQGVVHRDLKPENFLYAKKDESSELKAIDFGLSDFVRPDERLNDIVGSAYYVAPEVLHRSYSTEADVWSIGVIAYILLCGSRPFWARTESGIFRAVLKADPSFDETPWPSLSLEAKDFVKRLLNKDPRKRISAAQALSHPWIRNYNNVKVPLDILIFKLMKTYMRSSSLRKAALRALSKTLTADELYYLREQFALLEPSKNGSISLENVNKALMKYATDAMKESRILDFLSSLNSLQYRRMDFEEFCAAALSVHQLEALDRWEQHARCAYELFDKDGNRAIVIEELVSELGLGPSIPVHVVLHDWIRHTDGKLSFLGFVKLLHGVSSRSLAKVQ; encoded by the exons ATGGGGGTTTGCACTTCGAAGCCGCAGAAGCCGAGCCCTTACGCGCTTCGCGAAGCCGAAGCCGAAGCCGACCCTTCGCAAATCCCGAAAACCCCACTCAGCCCCGCCGCCGCCGACACCCCTCGCCGGAAAGATGACGCCATCACCGGAAAACGGTCGCCGTTCTACCCGTTCTACAGCCCGAGCCCGGCTCGCTTCCTGAAGAAGTCTCCGGCACCGGCGGGAGGGAGCCGGAGCGCGAGCTCCACGCCGAGGAGGTTTTTCCGGCGGCCGTTCCCACCTCCGTCGCCGGCGAAGCACATAAGGGCGGTGCTGGCTCGGCGGCAGGGCAAGAAGGCGTCGGCTACGGCGGCGATACCGGAGGAGGGGGAGGAGGGTGCGGCGGATTTGGATAAGAGATTTGGGTTCTCCAAGGAGTTCACTAGTAGGTTGGAGGTTGGTGAAGAAGTGGGTCGAGGGCATTTTGGGTATACGTGTTCTGCTAAGTTCAAGAAGGGTGAGCTCAAGGGTCAACAAGTAGCTGTTAAGGTCATACCAAAAGCAAAG ATGACAACAGCAATTGCTATTGAAGATGTGAGAAGGGAGGTGAAAATACTGCGAGCTTTGAATGGACACAGCAATCTGATACAGTTCTATGATGCATTTGAAGACCAAGATAATGTCTACATTGTTATGGA GTTATGTGAAGGGGGGGAGCTCTTAGATATGATATTATCAAG AGGAGGGAAATACTCAGAAGATGATGCAAAGGCTGTCATGGTACAGATACTAAATGTTGTTGCATTTTGTCATCTACAGGGTGTGGTACACCGAGATCTTAAGCCGGAG AATTTTTTGTATGCTAAAAAGGATGAAAGTTCTGAGTTGAAAGCTATAGACTTTGGGTTATCAGATTTTGTCAGACCAG ATGAAAGGCTTAATGATATTGTTGGAAGTGCATATTATGTGGCCCCTGAAGTTCTCCATAGATCTTATAGCACAGAGGCTGATGTGTGGAGTATAGGTGTGATAGCATATATTCTATTATGTGGCAGTCGTCCATTTTGGGCTCGAACAGAGTCTGGTATTTTTAGGGCAGTTTTGAAAGCTGATCCAAGCTTTGATGAAACACCGTGGCCATCTTTATCTTTAGAAGCTAAAGATTTTGTCAAACGCTTATTGAATAAGGATCCACGGAAGCGAATATCTGCTGCTCAGGCTCTAA GTCATCCTTGGATACGAAATTACAATAATGTAAAAGTTCCActtgatattttaatatttaagttgATGAAGACATATATGAGATCATCATCCTTACGCAAGGCTGCCTTAAGG GCCTTGTCAAAAACATTGACTGCAGATGAACTCTATTATCTGAGGGAGCAATTTGCACTGCTAGAACCAAGCAAAAATGGCAGCATATCTTTAGAGAATGTTAACAAG GCCTTGATGAAATATGCAACAGATGCCATGAAAGAGTCTCGCATCCTTGACTTCCTTTCATCG CTGAACTCGTTACAATATAGAAGGATGGATTTTGAAGAATTTTGTGCAGCTGCATTGAGTGTGCATCAACTTGAAGCTCTTGATCGTTGGGAACAACATGCCCGCTGTGCATATGAACTTTTTGATAAAGACGGAAACAGGGCTATTGTCATTGAAGAGCTTGTTTCA